Proteins encoded together in one Penicillium digitatum chromosome 1, complete sequence window:
- a CDS encoding Ankyrin repeat protein, whose product MADEGASPRELVVEACRRDQPHLIEQVVNEMEGKRNEQVAQFFNEVTDSMGNHALHICAQYGSYDTMDALFDIQFFECDPLTRLDKDTPLHTAVRYANDKDAELGEAMIKMMCEAGCDPRVRNKHGQKPADLVFNNNEIKKTLQQTEYIMAEGIQNTSNGVDSDGGEASDSD is encoded by the exons ATGGCTGATGAG GGCGCATCACCCCGTGAGCTGGTCGTGGAGGCCTGCCGCCGGGATCAACCCCACCTAATTGAGCAAGTGGTGAATGAAATGGAAGGCAAGAGAAATGAGCAAGTGGCACAATTCTTCAATGAAGTGACAGACTCTATGGGAAACCACGCATTGCACATCTGTGCCCAGTACGGCAGTT ATGATACCATGGACGCACTGTTTGACATCCAGTTCTTCGAATGTGACCCGTTGACCCGGCTGGACAAGGACACGCCTTTGCACACCGCAGTGCGGTACGCCAACGATAAAGACGCAGAACTGGGTGAGGCCATGATCAAGATGATGTGTGAGGCTGGCTGTGATCCTCGAGTGCGGAATAAGCATGGTCAGAAACCTGCTGATCTGGTCTTCAACAACAACGAGATTAAGAAGACCCTTCAGCAAACCGAGTATATCATGGCTGAAGGTATTCAAAATACCAGCAATGGAGTGGACTCGGATGGTGGAGAGGCCAGCGATAGCGATTAA
- a CDS encoding Alpha-1,2-mannosyltransferase (Alg11), putative gives MALLSNAILALLVLTATAVLLPKLTGVLFGLVFRGAGWLIWRRTRSRREYVFARARSEEEELRASRPKGSTTSLSRNGAEDEDWEKVDSSGAGGVQTAAGSESSGVIGEKSNQCPEDWDGIIGFFHPFCNAGGGGERVLWEAIRATQKRWPKAICAIYTGDHEVNKATMLERVENRFNIHLHAPTVVLLYLTTRKYVVSSSYPYMTLLGQSLGSLVVAYDAFTLLVPDVFVDTMGYAFTLALCKWLFPTVPVGAYVHYPTISTDMLASLDDKSGVQGINSGAGKGWKGKAKRRYWEIFAKLYGWVGRQIDVVMCNSSWTAAHIRKLWGTGKKSSNSCGDGTASSPAVVFPPTAVTELQSSIAVDVESEKTRQPVLLYIAQFRPEKNHPLVLRSFARFLQERTNNPAYEGQPSPRLVLIGSVRHSSPDETHIYNLRLLAHELRIRDHTTFLCDASWPVMLSHLRTASVGVNAMWNEHFGICVVEYQAAGLICVTHDSGGPREDIVVDLGDGATGFRAETEEQFAASFEAALALPEVEKLAMRQRARRSAQRFTEEEFSRKWIHQVQKLIKASKV, from the exons ATGGCCCTCTTATCAAACGCCATTCTGGCCCTTCTGGTCCTCACCGCCACGGCTGTCCTGCTTCCGAAGCTAACAGGTGTTCTATTCGGTTTAGTGTTTCGAGGAGCGGGCTGGCTGATATGGCGAAGAACACGGTCTCGCCGTGAATATGTGTTCGCGCGGGCGCGATCTGAAGAGGAGGAGTTACGCGCCTCACGGCCGAAGGGTTCAACAACTTCACTATCGCGGAACGGTGCCGAAGATGAGGACTGGGAGAAGGTGGATAGCTCAGGCGCAGGCGGGGTACAAACTGCAGCTGGTAGTGAAAGCAGTGGTGTTATTGGCGAGAAAAGCAACCAATGTCCAGAGGACTGGGATGGGATTATTGGGTTCTTCCACCCATTCTG CAATGCCGGCGGAGGTGGCGAACGAGTCTTGTGGGAAGCAATACGCGCAACACAGAAGCGCTGGCCGAAGGCAATCTGCGCTATCTATACTGGTGACCATGAAGTAAATAAAGCCACAATGCTGGAGAGGGTGGAGAACCGGTTCAACATTCACTTACATGCGCCGACTGTGGTGCTCCTATACTTGACGACCCGAAAGTATGTTGTCAGCAGCTCATACCCTTACATGACGCTCCTGGGACAGTCACTTGGGTCACTAGTTGTTGCCTACGATGCCTTTACACTGCTTGTCCCGGATGTTTTTGTTGACACCATGGGCTATGCCTTCACGCTTGCTCTATGCAAATGGCTTTTCCCGACTGTGCCTGTTGGCGCCTATGTTCATTACCCGACCATATCAACCGACATGCTCGCCTCTCTTGACGATAAAAGCGGGGTGCAAGGGATCAATTCCGGCGCAGGGAAAGGGTGGAAAGGAAAAGCCAAGCGTCGGTACTGGGAGATATTTGCCAAGCTGTATGGCTGGGTTGGTCGCCAGATCGATGTAGTTATGTGCAACTCGTCCTGGACAGCAGCGCACATTCGCAAGCTCTGGGGCACCGGCAAGAAAAGCAGCAACAGTTGCGGCGATGGGACTGCATCTTCACCGGCAGTAGTGTTTCCCCCAACAGCAGTCACCGAACTGCAATCAAGTATCGCCGTTGACGTGGAGAGCGAAAAGACTCGCCAGCCCGTTCTACTTTACATCGCCCAATTCCGGCCAGAGAAGAACCACCCGCTAGTATTGCGCTCATTTGCACGATTCTTACAAGAACGAACGAATAACCCGGCCTATGAAGGTCAACCCTCTCCACGTCTTGTACTCATTGGATCTGTACGTCATTCCAGCCCTGATGAAACCCACATCTACAACCTGCGCCTCCTGGCGCATGAACTCCGCATCCGCGACCACACCACCTTTTTGTGCGATGCCAGCTGGCCTGTCATGCTGTCACATCTCCGTACTGCCTCAGTTGGTGTCAATGCCATGTGGAACGAGCATTTCGGTATTTGCGTCGTGGAGTACCAAGCAGCAGGTCTCATCTGCGTGACACACGACTCGGGCGGTCCACGTGAAGATATTGTCGTTGATTTGGGTGATGGTGCAACTGGATTCCGCGCTGAAACAGAAGAGCAGTTTGCTGCTTCTTTTGAAGCTGCCCTTGCTCTTCCGGAGGTAGAGAAATTGGCTATGCGACAGCGGGCTCGTCGTTCAGCTCAACGGTTTACCGAAGAGGAGTTCTCCCGCAAGTGGATACATCAAGTACAAAAGCTTATCAAGGCGTCAAAGGTTTAG
- a CDS encoding Membrane insertion protein, OxaA/YidC, protein MCAFHSAQVMQLTRRIVQLPRSQVRHFHPTRPASFGIIDLALDSSTAFIHGVHTVSSLPWAASIPLTAVLVRTFVGLPILLYTRLHRHRERKISPILSAWIKRYSEKQVTQRNIASINNLTRAESKKKALVDIRKRTVQLHKRWGVSGKHKAVGFLQIPVFIALMESLRGMSGNNSGLIAWLSSFIESPQDPTSAAQSLHLTIEPTLANEGALWFPDLLAGDPTGVLPICLTASILGNVLMGWKVRPWRQIPLLSKTEMYKQISFTGLRAFVIVLTCYIGFASFVQGMPTALMLYWITSTNVATLQTWVLDNKVFSPVMFDRFIEKSIAFEKPGDKDPFQLKNLR, encoded by the coding sequence ATGTGTGCCTTTCACTCGGCCCAGGTCATGCAATTAACGCGGCGAATCGTACAACTGCCTCGCTCGCAAGTTCGGCACTTCCACCCAACAAGACCAGCCTCATTCGGCATCATCGACCTTGCGCTGGACAGCTCTACTGCATTTATTCACGGCGTCCACACTGTTTCAAGTCTACCATGGGCTGCCTCAATTCCTCTAACGGCTGTACTTGTTCGTACATTTGTTGGGTTGCCCATCCTGCTATACACTCGACTCCATCGCCATCGCGAAAGAAAAATATCGCCAATTCTAAGCGCTTGGATAAAGAGATATTCAGAAAAACAAGTGACCCAACGCAACATTGCGAGTATCAATAATTTAACACGTGCTGaatcaaagaaaaaagcCCTGGTTGATATAAGAAAACGAACAGTCCAGCTCCATAAGCGCTGGGGGGTATCCGGCAAGCACAAAGCAGTTGGCTTCCTACAGATACCTGTCTTCATTGCGCTCATGGAAAGTCTGCGCGGGATGAGCGGTAACAATAGCGGCCTCATTGCCTGGCTGTCATCATTCATCGAGTCGCCGCAAGACCCTACCTCCGCAGCCCAATCTCTGCATTTAACTATCGAGCCCACTCTTGCGAACGAGGGTGCTCTCTGGTTCCCGGACTTGCTGGCTGGTGATCCGACAGGTGTGCTGCCAATTTGTCTGACTGCGTCGATCTTGGGAAACGTTCTGATGGGATGGAAGGTCCGGCCTTGGAGGCAGATCCCGCTCCTTTCAAAGACCGAGATGTACAAGCAGATTTCTTTCACCGGGCTGCGGGCCTTTGTTATAGTTTTAACATGCTACATTGGCTTCGCAAGCTTTGTTCAAGGGATGCCAACTGCGCTTATGCTTTACTGGATTACCAGTACCAACGTTGCCACGCTGCAGACTTGGGTACTGGACAATAAGGTGTTTTCACCGGTGATGTTCGACCGCTTCATCGAGAAATCCATCGCTTTCGAGAAGCCGGGTGACAAGGACCCTTTCCAATTGAAAAACTTGCGCTGA
- a CDS encoding DNA-directed RNA polymerase subunit translates to MLVFCPNCSNALTISKADSSTRFPAGVNRFECRVCPYEAPLDKNYFEKKDMKQKEVDDVFGGKEEFANADSVGTQCPAESCHGERAYFFQLQIRSADEPMTTFLKCTSCGARWREN, encoded by the exons ATGCTAGTCT TCTGTCCCAATTGCAGCAATGCGCTCACTATTTCCAAAGCGGACTCGAGCACAAGATTCCCCGCAGGTGTGAACCGCTTTGAATGCCGTGTCTGCCCCTATGAAGCCCCGCTGGATAAGAACTATTTCGAGAAGAAAGACATGAAACAAAAGGAAGTAGACGATGTCTTTGGTGGCAAGGAAGAGTTTGCCAATGCCGACAGTGTTGGCA CTCAATGCCCTGCCGAAAGCTGCCATGGGGAACGTGCATACTTCTTCCAGCTGCAGATTCGCAGTGCAGATGAACCGATGACTACGTTCTTAAAG TGTACCTCATGCGGTGCTCGGTGGAGAGAAAATTAG
- a CDS encoding Elongation factor 1-alpha: MGKEERSHINIVVIGHVDSGKSTTTGHMIYKCGGIDQRTIEKFEKEAAELGKGSFKYAWVLDKLKAERERGITIDIALWKFQTAKYEVTVIDAPGHRDFIKNMITGTSQADCAILIIASGTGEFEAGISKDGQTREHALLAFTLGVKQLIVALNKMDTCKWSEDRYNEIVKETSNFIKKVGYNPKSVPFVPISGFNGDNMLEPSPNCPWYKGWEKETKAGKTSGKTLLEAIDAIETPVRPSNKPLRLPLQDVYKISGIGTVPVGRVETGVISPGMIVTFAPANVTTEVKSVEMHHQQLKAGNPGDNVGFNVKNVSVKEVRRGNVASDSKNDPAAACDSFNAQVIVLNHPGQVGAGYAPVLDCHTAHIACKFAELLEKIDRRTGKATETSPKFIKSGDAAIVKMVPSKPMCVEAFTDYPPLGRFAVRDMRQTVAVGVIKSVEKNAGGAGKVTKAAAKAGKK; this comes from the exons ATGGG TAAGGAAGAGCGTAGCCACATCAACATCGTCGTTATCGGCCATGTCGATTCCGGCAAGTCCACCACCACTGGTCACATGATCTACAAGTGTGGTGGTATTGACCAGCGTACCATCGAGAAGTTCGAGAAGGAGGCTGCTGAGCTCGGAAAGGGTTCTTTCAAGTACGCCTGGGTTCTTGACAAACTCAAGGCTGAGCGTGAGCGTGGTATCACCATCGATATCGCTCTCTGGAAGTTCCAGACCGCCAAGTACGAGGTCACCGTCATTG ATGCCCCCGGTCACCGTGATTTCATCAAGAACATGATCACTGGTACCTCCCAGGCTGATTGCGCTATTCTCATCATCGCCTCCGGCACTGGTGAGTTCGAGGCTGGTATCTCCAAGGATGGCCAGACCCGTGAGCACGCTCTGCTTGCTTTCACCCTCGGTGTCAAGCAGCTCATTGTTGCCCTCAACAAGATGGACACCTGCAAGTGGTCCGAGGACCGTTACAACGAGATTGTCAAGGAGACCTCCAacttcatcaagaaggtcggCTACAACCCCAAGTCTGTTCCCTTCGTCCCCATCTCTGGCTTCAACGGCGACAACATGCTTGAGCCCTCCCCCAACTGCCCCTGGTACAAGGGTTGGGAGAAGGAGACCAAGGCTGGCAAGACCTCCGGAAAGACCCTCCTCGAGGCCATTGACGCCATTGAGACCCCTGTCCGTCCCTCCAACAAGCCCCTCCGTCTTCCCCTCCAGGATGTGTACAAGATCTCCGGTATTGGCACAGTTCCCGTCGGTCGTGTCGAGACTGGTGTCATCTCCCCCGGCATGATCGTTACCTTCGCCCCCGCCAACGTCACCACTGAAGTCAAGTCCGTTGAGATGCACCACCAGCAGCTGAAGGCCGGTAACCCCGGTGACAACGTCGGTTTCAACGTCAAGAACGTTTCCGTCAAGGAGGTTCGCCGTGGTAACGTCGCTTCCGACTCTAAGAACGACCCCGCTGCCGCTTGTGACTCCTTCAACGCTCAGGTTATTGTCCTGAACCACCCCGGTCAGGTCGGCGCTGGATACGCTCCCGTCCTCGATTGCCACACTGCCCACATTGCCTGCAAGTTCGCTGAGCTCCTCGAGAAGATCGATCGCCGTACCGGTAAGGCCACCGAGACCTCCCCCAAGTTCATCAAGTCCGGTGATGCCGCTATCGTCAAGATGGTTCCCTCCAAGCCCATGTGTGTTGAGGCCTTCACCGACTACCCCCCTCTCGGTCGTTTCGCCGTCCGTGACATGCGCCAGACCGTTGCCGTCGGTGTCATCAAGTCCGTTGAGAAGAACGCTGGTGGCGCTGGTAAGGTCACCAAGGCCGCTGCCAAGGCTGGTAAGAAATAA